Below is a genomic region from Telmatobacter sp. DSM 110680.
CACTGTTTCTGGATGTATCAGGAACGGGGGACATCACTACCCGCAACCAGCAGGTGGCTTACGTGATCACGACGGAAGATCGGACGATGCACCTGGAGCAGAAGGTGATCGCGGTTCGCATGCTGGGCGACACTGCCGTGGCCAACGGAACCTACGTTCTTCATCATCGAGCTTCGTCGGGGCAGGTTGACGAGAAGGGTGTGTTTACGCAGGTGTTTGAGCGCGCCCACAACGGTTGGCTGTGCATCAATTCGCAGCGCACCATGCTGCGTGAAGATGGCGGCAAGTCGAAGAAGCAGTCGAGCGCCGAACTGCCTTTCCATTTTCCGATCTTCGGCAAGAGCGACAAGAAAGACTCTCAATAGCGAGTCTCGCGCTTCTCAGCGGTTATATTTCTTCAGTACCGTCTGCAATTTGTCATGGGGCAGGGCCACTACCGTATGGCCATCGATGCCAGTCATAGTCTTTGCACCGACCATGGCGTTGACGATGGCTTCTTCCGTTGCTTCGACGGTGGCTTCAAAGAGCGGACTGATGCGTTCATTGGAAACGGTCTTCACATTGTTCGGTCCCGGTTCGTCATCGGCATGCGGGTTGGCCGTGGAGAAGGCGATGAAAATATCGCCGGAGCCGTTGCCGGAGATGGACCCGGTGCGTGCAAGGCCCAGCGATGCGCGGCGTGCGAGGCGTTTGAGTTGATGGGGCAGGAGCGGCGCATCCGTGGCGATCACAATGATGATGGAGCCGACGTCGCCCTTCATTTCGCTCCCGGGCAGATTTGGCGCTGTGAGGTTCGCGTAGGGTTCGTCACCGGGAATTTCTTTTCCCACGGGGACGCCGGCAATCATTAGCTGTGGACGTCGGCCGCAGTTGCATTGGACAAGAACGCCGACGGCGTAGCCACCTTGTTCTTTTGATAGAACGCGAGAAGCGCTACCGGTGCCGCCTTTGAATCCGTAGCAGACCATGCCGGTGCCGCCGCCGGTATTGCCTTCAGCGACTGTGCCGGATTTGGCGGAGTCGAGGGCGGCGAAGACATCGTCCTTCTTCACGTGAAAACCGTTGATGTCGTTGAGCCAGCCATCCCAGGTTTCGGCGACCACTGGAAGGGACCACTCGTCTTCTTTCATCAGATGGTTGCTCAGAGCCCAGGCGATGACAGAATCACGCACGACGCCAACGCTATGCGTATTCGTGATGGCTACGGGACCAGTCAAAAGTCCGGATTCTTCAACCCATGTAGTGCCGGTCATTTCGCCGTTGCCATTGAGACTGAACCAGCCTGCGTATACCGGATCGGTGCTCTTCGGTCCACGCGGCAGGACGACGGTGACACCGGTGCGAACCGGACCTTCGCCAACTTTGAGCTTCCCTTCGCCGCGGTTGAGCGTAGTAGAGCCGACTTCGACGCCGGGAACGTCGGTAATGGCGTTGAATTGTCCCGGCGTGCCGTCGAAGGGAACGCCAAGATCGCGGGCGCGAACGGGCTTTTGAGATTGTGCGTGGACAGTTAGGGCTGCTACGAGAAGCAATGAAATCAGGGCGCGGGACTGCGTAACAGCAAATCGAGGCTGCGTGAGCATGTCCCAATCTACATGAGCTAAGAAACGTTCAGCCTACTTTTGCTGCTTGCGGTTTGCCGCCTTGTTCGCGCTGAATTCCCTGCACCCGAATGGAAACATGGACAAGACTTAGCGCAGCCGGAGTTACACCCGGAATGCGGCTCGCCTGACCGATGGTGATGGGACGAACGCGCTCGAGGGTTTCGCGCATCTCGCGCGAGAGGCCGCTAATGACGCTGTAGTCGATCCAGTCGGGAATGGAGACACCTTCGGCGGCTTTCAGTTTGGCAATTGCCTTGAGCTGCTGATCGAGGTAGCCAGAGAACTTGATCTCTGTTTCGACGGCGCGAGCCTCGTTGTGCAATTGGGCACGGCGCACAGCAGCGTCTTCTGCGATATGGGCGAGTGCGGCAAGCTGAGGATCGGCCGCGAGGCTCTCACGAAGCGCAGCAAGAACCGGTGCGATGCCAACTTCAGGACGCTTTAGAAGCTGGGCCCAGGTTTGGCCGGCAATGGAGGTGAGTTCGCCCAACCCGACGGCTGCGAGCTTTTCTGTATCGACCCTTCGCGTCGTAAGGAGGGTTTCGAGCGCGGCCATGCGCGCTTGCTTTTGTTCGTACTCTGCCCAAGCTTTGTCGTTGATGAGGCCGAGGCGGCGTCCGTACGGAGTCAGGCGGCGATCGGCATTATCGATGCGCAGGTGCAGGCGGAACTCCGCGCGCGAAGTGAACATGCGATAGGGCTCGTTGGTTCCCTTGGAGATTAAGTCGTCGATGAGTATGCCGGTGTAGCCCTCACTGCGATCCATGGTGAAGGGCGTCTCACCCTTGAGCCACAGGGCCGCATTGATGCCGGCCATGATGCCCTGACATGCGGCTTCTTCGTAGCCGGATGTTCCGTTGATCTGGCCGGCGAGGTAGAGGCCTTCCATGGATTTGACGCGCAGGCTGCGATCGAGTTCGGTGGCATCAACGGAGTCGTACTCGATGGCATAGCCCGGCCGCAGCATTTCAGCTTCTTCAAGGCCGGGGAT
It encodes:
- a CDS encoding P1 family peptidase; the protein is MLTQPRFAVTQSRALISLLLVAALTVHAQSQKPVRARDLGVPFDGTPGQFNAITDVPGVEVGSTTLNRGEGKLKVGEGPVRTGVTVVLPRGPKSTDPVYAGWFSLNGNGEMTGTTWVEESGLLTGPVAITNTHSVGVVRDSVIAWALSNHLMKEDEWSLPVVAETWDGWLNDINGFHVKKDDVFAALDSAKSGTVAEGNTGGGTGMVCYGFKGGTGSASRVLSKEQGGYAVGVLVQCNCGRRPQLMIAGVPVGKEIPGDEPYANLTAPNLPGSEMKGDVGSIIIVIATDAPLLPHQLKRLARRASLGLARTGSISGNGSGDIFIAFSTANPHADDEPGPNNVKTVSNERISPLFEATVEATEEAIVNAMVGAKTMTGIDGHTVVALPHDKLQTVLKKYNR
- a CDS encoding nuclear transport factor 2 family protein, translating into MTRFTACFAVVFLSCTAFGQTPGSSPMTASAPVTSTSSPEVQQFQKIEDSWDDAVNKRDQYGLELVLSPLFLDVSGTGDITTRNQQVAYVITTEDRTMHLEQKVIAVRMLGDTAVANGTYVLHHRASSGQVDEKGVFTQVFERAHNGWLCINSQRTMLREDGGKSKKQSSAELPFHFPIFGKSDKKDSQ